One Brassica napus cultivar Da-Ae chromosome C2, Da-Ae, whole genome shotgun sequence DNA window includes the following coding sequences:
- the LOC125581308 gene encoding uncharacterized protein LOC125581308 isoform X2 produces the protein MLLALFRSRESYQVEERDVCLMLGNDTNGEEFAPLSGPHPKALLRWISPAPAKPLFPLPSEVALLLSLARMVATPCLRPPPDPPPRRVCTLRLKLSFPSSLRNHQTPQTFLSSSLPPSRLSFELLSPHLRSASPDDLKALVISEPHRLNQATLPATKLAASTPAKNPGLSFL, from the exons ATGCTATTGGCTCTGTTCCGCAGTAGAGAGAGTTATCAGGTGGAGGAGAGGGACGTGTGTCTCATGTTAG GTAATGACACTAATGGAGAAGAGTTTGCCCCTCTCTCAGGCCCGCATCCCAAGGCGCTGTTACGATGGATCTCCCCTGCCCCAGCCAAGCCGCTCTTTCCTCTTCCCTCTGAAGTAGCTCTGCTCCTCTCCTTGGCCAGGATGGTGGCTACCCCGTGTCTCCGCCCCCCTCCAGATCCGCCGCCCCGTCGAGTATGTACGCTCCGCTTGAAGCTCTCTTTCCCGTCATCCCTCCGGAACCACCAGACCCCCCAGACATTTCTCTCCTCCTCGCTTCCACCGTCACGTCTCAGTTTCGAACTTTTGTCTCCTCATCTCCGATCTGCCTCGCCGGACGATTTGAAGGCATTGGTGATCTCCGAGCCTCACCGTCTCAACCAGGCGACGCTCCCCGCCACGAAGCTGGCTGCCTCTACGCCGGCGAAAAACCCAGGCCTCTCATTTCTCTGA
- the LOC125581308 gene encoding uncharacterized protein LOC125581308 isoform X1: protein MEPPLPTNLGIADPKLRLSNSSPTSPSTSPWLAASLSPLQHIKVAELSSTTYVHHGTCPLMLNLLKFDEERLWLNLMVPWPQHGNVGGWSPCLNSTTAYPSTTIELMYQVIKVKVSHSLESVSTHLSTKPRTVTMSLVYMEITSVVHSSECSRTGVHGTVSTASPSVSSNNMFSGTVEIHLVSRFIIVGIRADLVCLMNCIAKSSFPVGLSPVLVFTNGLQTRSSGSPFIGCCTDISMFLGTSVSGFQVKHVYGFLTPLTLLSLIVVLSAFI from the coding sequence ATGGAGCCACCATTgcccactaatttagggattgCAGATCCGAAGCTACGTCTTTCCAACAGCTCCCCTACGTCTCCGTCTACATCTCCATGGCTTGCAGCCTCACTGTCTCCTCTGCAGCACATCAAAGTCGCCGAGCTCAGCTCCACAACCTATGTACATCATGGTACTTGTCCTCTCATGCTTAACTTGTTAAAGTTTGATGAAGAGCGTCTCTGGTTGAATTTAATGGTTCCCTGGCCTCAACACGGTAATGTTGGAGGATGGAGTCCCTGTTTGAATTCAACCACCGCCTACCCATCGACTACCATCGAGCTTATGTATCAAGTCATAAAGGTCAAGGTCAGCCATTCTTTAGAGTCGGTTTCAACCCACCTATCAACAAAGCCAAGAACTGTCACGATGAGTCTCGTTTATATGGAAATAACATCCGTTGTTCATTCCAGCGAGTGCTCTAGAACCGGAGTTCATGGCACAGTATCAACCGCCTCACCATCTGTCTCTTCGAACAATATGTTTTCCGGCACAGTTGAGATTCACCTAGTCTCCCGGTTTATCATAGTTGGTATAAGAGCTGATCTTGTTTGTTTAATGAACTGCATAGCCAAATCTAGCTTTCCAGTGGGCTTATCACCAGTGTTGGTGTTCACCAACGGTCTTCAAACCCGCTCTTCAGGGTCCCCTTTCATCGGTTGTTGTACCGACATTAGTATGTTCTTAGGAACATCAGTTTCAGGGTTTCAAGTAAAGCATGTCTACGGGTTTCTCACCCCTTTAACACTTCTATCGCTTATTGTAGTACTTTCCGCTTTCATTTAG
- the LOC106380741 gene encoding probable glutamate carboxypeptidase LAMP1, with product MSKSTTSLAFLLAALSYFLLYSPPKPHYYHTLFLSASFSDNASIALNLRTLTRRPHIAGSVANAEAAAFVRSAFTSSSLKTHLVSYQVSLTYPLHRSLLLTPNASATPITFTLEQEDVGDNPYAEEVTPTFHGYAKSGNVSGPAVYANYGRVQDFAGLNVSGAVVVARYGKIYRGDIVRNAHRAGALGVVVYTDKRDYGGGGDECFPASKWMPPSGVQVGSVYNGLGDPTTPGWASVEGCERLSEEAVELSGDSPLIPSLPISAADAEVILKSIVGDVADGDVYPVGPGQGILNLSYIGETVIARIENVIGVIEGEEEPDRYVILGNHRDAWSFGAVDPNSGTAVLLEIAQRLDKLQRRGWKPRRTIIFCNWDAEEYALIGSTEWVEENREMLASRAVAYLNVDCAVSGPGFRASATPQLDELIKQAAQEVQDPDNTTQTVYDSWIGSSNSGVIGRLGDLTSDYASFVQHVGVPAADMRFGGGYPVYHSMYDDFTWMEKFGDPMFQRHVAMASVLGLVALRLADEEVLPFNYVSYATELMKSAEDLEKDNLGHGIDVSPLFKSIQDLYTSAQGIHIEKEGIKGALKARELNDRLMMAERALTDRDGLSGRTWYKHLVYGPAKYDEYGSESFPGIDDAIDNAKRVKTKNYWGLVQHEIWRVSRAITHASLVLKGVLR from the exons ATGTCGAAGTCCACAACATCTCTCGCCTTCCTTCTCGCTGCTCTATCTTACTTCCTCCTCTATTCTCCACCAAAACCACACTACTACCACACTCTTTTCCTCTCAGCCTCCTTCTCCGACAACGCTTCCATCGCCTTAAACCTCCGCACCCTCACCCGCCGCCCCCATATAGCCGGCTCAGTAGCCAACGCTGAAGCCGCCGCCTTTGTCCGCTCCGCCTTCACCTCCTCCTCCCTCAAAACACACCTCGTCTCTTACCAAGTATCTCTAACCTACCCACTCCATCGCTCCCTCCTactaacaccaaacgcatcagcAACGCCAATCACTTTCACTTTAGAACAAGAAGACGTGGGAGACAACCCTTACGCAGAAGAAGTGACTCCCACGTTCCACGGATACGCCAAGTCAGGCAACGTTTCAGGCCCCGCGGTTTACGCGAACTACGGACGAGTTCAAGACTTCGCTGGCCTTAACGTCTCCGGAGCCGTCGTGGTCGCGAGGTACGGGAAGATTTACAGAGGAGACATAGTGAGGAACGCGCACCGTGCGGGAGCCTTAGGCGTTGTGGTATATACTGACAAGAGAGATTACGGCGGAGGAGGAGATGAGTGTTTTCCGGCGAGTAAATGGATGCCTCCGAGTGGTGTTCAAGTGGGTAGTGTTTATAATGGGTTGGGTGATCCGACGACTCCTGGGTGGGCAAGTGTTGAGGGTTGTGAGAGATTGTCTGAGGAGGCTGTGGAGTTGAGCGGGGACTCTCCGCTTATACCTTCGCTGCCTATCTCGGCGGCTGATGCGGAAGTGATTTTGAAGAGTATCGTTGGAGATGTTGCTGATGGAGATGTTTATCCAGTGGGGCCCGGACAGGGAATCTTGAACCTAAGCTACATT GGGGAAACTGTTATAGCTAGGATTGAGAATGTTATTGGAGTGATTGAAGGTGAAGAAGAGCCTGATAG ATATGTGATTCTTGGAAACCATCGAGACGCTTGGAGTTTTGGAGCTGTTGATCCCAACAGTGGGACTGCTGTACTTTTGGAG ATTGCACAAAGGCTAGATAAGCTGCAGAGAAGAGGATGGAAGCCTAGACGGAcgattattttttgtaattggGATGCTGAGGAGTATGCTCTG ATTGGTTCAACAGAATGGGTagaagaaaacagagagatGTTAGCTTCGAGAGCAGTGGCCTACTTGAATGTAGATTGTGCTGTATCTGGCCCAGGGTTTCGTGCTTCTGCGACTCCACAACTCGATGAACTGATCAAACAAGCGGCTCAAGAG GTCCAGGATCCAGATAATACTACACAAACCGTCTATGATTCGTGGATAGGATCAAGCAACTCTGGTGTG ATTGGAAGATTAGGGGACCTAACATCAGACTACGCATCATTTGTGCAACATGTTGGTGTTCCAGCAGCTGACATGCGTTTCGGAGGAG GCTATCCTGTCTATCACTCAATGTATGATGACTTCACTTGGATGGAAAAATTTGGAGACCCTATGTTTCAGCGTCATGTGGCCATGGCTAGTGTTCTAGGTTTGGTCGCTCTTCGGTTAGCAGATGAGGAAGTATTACCATTCAACTATGTCTCCTATGCAACAGAACTCatg AAAAGTGCAGAAGATTTGGAGAAAGATAACTTGGGCCATGGCATAGATGTTTCGCCGTTATTCAAATCAATCCAAGATCTGTATACATCTGCTCAAGGAATACATATAGAGAAAGAG GGGATTAAGGGAGCTTTGAAAGCGAGAGAGCTCAACGACAGGTTAATGATGGCGGAGCGAGCTTTAACAGATAGAGATGGACTTTCTGGGAGAACATGGTACAAGCATTTGGTATATGGACCAGCTAAGTACGATGAGTATGGATCCGAATCATTTCCTGGAATTGATGATGCAATAGATAATGCAAAGAGGGTTAAGACCAAAAATTATTGGGGACTTGTTCAGCATGAGATATGGAGAGTCTCTAGAGCTATAACACATGCATCACTTGTCTTAAAGGGTGTATTGAGATGA